Proteins encoded in a region of the Prunus persica cultivar Lovell chromosome G4, Prunus_persica_NCBIv2, whole genome shotgun sequence genome:
- the LOC18778880 gene encoding photosystem I reaction center subunit N, chloroplastic codes for MAAMINSSVLACNYAISGTAMSELNAKMPSSFVAAAGQKVVPAIRAQQARVSADSQKSEGRRAALLFLAATAFTSASAAASNSFANAGVIDDYLEKSKANKELNDKKRLATSGANFARAFTVQFGTCKFPENFTGCQDLAKQKKVPFISDDLKLECEGKDKYKCGSNVFWKW; via the exons atggcaGCCATGATTAACTCTAGTGTGTTGGCATGCAACTATGCCATCTCTGGCACTGCAATGTCTGAGCTCAATGCAAAGATGCCTTCTTCTTTTGTGGCAGCAGCTGGTCAGAAAGTGGTGCCTGCAATCAGAGCTCAACAGGCTAGAGTTTCTGCTGATTCTCAAAAGAGTGAAGGAAGAAGAGCTGCTCTACTCTTCCTAGCAGCCACTGCTTTCACATCAGCTTCTGCTGCTGCATCCAATTCCTTTGCCAATGCTGGGGTCATTGATGATTACCTAGAAAAGAGCAAAGCCAACAAG GAACTGAATGACAAGAAGAGGCTGGCAACAAGTGGTGCCAACTTTGCTAGAGCATTCACAGTTCAATTTGGGACATGCAAGTTCCCTGAGAACTTTACAGGCTGCCAAGATCTTGCCAAGCAAAAG AAAGTACCATTTATCTCTGATGATCTGAAATTGGAATGCGAAGGTAAGGACAAGTACAAGTGTGGTTCCAATGTATTCTGGAAATGGTAA